AGCCCCACCACCCACTCTCCACAATCCTCGGCCCAGCTCACATCCACTTCGGCCCCATTACCAACTctccaccttctccaacccaccTAACTACTATACCTATCGGCCCACCCTTACACACCCCTTCGGCCCAAAATATTTCGGCCCAGACTACCCCTCTGCCAAACCACTCTTTCGGCCCACACTCTCTTCTTCATGACCCCCCTCCACCTCAACCTCCGGCCCACCCTCGCACAGCCCATTACCTTCTGCACCTTCCGACTTGTTTCAAAATTCCGCCCCTGACCCGACTGCCTCCTCACCGTCTTCACCCTCCCCAACCCCACCCCCATCTCATCGCACCATCTGTACTCGTTCTATGGATGGTATCCATAAACCAAAGCACATTTTTAACCTTACCTCCTCGTCCATTGAACCAATCCCTAAAAACCCAAAAGATGCTTTGTCCAGCACGGAATGGCATAACGCCATGACCACAGAATTTAATGCTCTTATTAAAAAGAAGACTTGGGTGTTAGTTCCGAAGCAACCTCATATGCATATCTTACGTAGCATGTGGCTGTTTCGTCACAAGTTTCGCTCCGACGGTACATTGGAAAGGTATAAGGCTCGTCTTGTTTGCGATGGGAGCAATCAACAGATTGGGGTAGACTGTGGAGAGACATTTAGTCCGATTGTCAAACCGACTACGATACGTACCATTTTATCCATTGCTTTGTCACATTCATGGCCGATTCATCAACTGGATGTTACCAATGCTTTTCATCACGGTAATCTCAACGAGACTGTCTACATGTATCAACCCATGGGGTTTCGGCATCGTCAATATCCTGATCATGTGTGCTTACTACAGAAATCCCTCTATGGATTAAAACACGCTCCTCGTGCCTGGTATCAAAGGTTTACCGATTTTGTTCTTTCTTTGGGGTTTCGGCAGAGCAAATGTGACAATTCTCTTTTCACGTATCAGCACAACGGCCATACTGCCTATCTCCTTATCTACGTCGATGACATCATTCTCACCACTTCGACAGATTCTCTTCGGGTTCATCTTATGTCACGTCTTGCAGCGGAATTTGCAATGAAGGATCTCGGGCCTCTGAGTCATTTTTTGGGTATTAACGTACAACGACAAGGTAACAAACTCTTTCTTTCTCAACAGGCATATGCGAAAGAAATTATTGACAGGGCTGGCATGTCTTCATGTAAACCCGCCGCCACACCTGTTGATACAAAACCCAAGCTCGGTTCGAACTCGAGTGCCGATTTTGACGACCCGCCATTGTATCGCAGCCTTGCAGGGGCTCTTCAATATCTCACCTTCACGCGACCCGATATCTGCTATGCTGTTCAACAAGTGTGCTTGTACATGCATGCACCCAAAGTAGATCATTGGAATGCTCTTAAACGAATCATTCGGTATCTTCAAGGCACCAGTTCGCATGGTCTCACTATTGGTGCTTCCACCGACTTCTCATTACGAGCATACACTGACGCCGATTGGGCAGGATGTCCAGATACGCGGCGGTCCACTTCCGGCTATTGTGTCTATTTCGGCCCTAACATTATCTCCTGGTCATCTAAACGCCAATCGGTTATATCTCATCGTCTTCGCCCTCTTTCTTTCCTGATCATGTGTGCTTACTACAGAAATCCCTCTATGGATTAAAACAGGCTCCTCGTGCCTGGTATCAAGGGTTTACCGATTTTGTTCTTTCTTTGGGGTTTCGGCAGAGCAAATGTGACAATTCTCTTTTCACGTATCAGCACAACGGCCATACTGCCTATCTCCTTATCTACGTCGATGACATCATTCTCACCACTACGTCGATGACATCATTCTCACGTATCAGCACAACGACAAGGTAACAAAGTCTTTCTTTCTCAACAGGCATATGCGAAAGAAATTATTGACAGGGCTGGCATGTCTTCATGTAAACCCGCCGCCACACCTGTTGATACAAAACCCAAGCTCGGTTCGAACTCGGGTGCCGATTTTGACGACCCGACATTGTATCGCAGCCTTGCAGGGGCTCTTCAATATCTCACCTTCACGCGGCCCGATATCTGCTATGCTGTTCAATAAGTGTGCATGTACATGCATGCACCCAAAGTAGATCATTGGAATGCTCTTAAACAAATCATTCGGTATCTTCAAGGCACCAGTTCGCATGGTCTCACTATTGGTGCTTCCACCGACTTCTCATTACGAGCATACACTGACGCCGATTGGGCAGGATGTCCAGATACGCGGCGGTCCACTTCCGGCTATTGTGTCTATTTCGGCCCTAACATTATCTCCTGGTCATCTAAACGCCAATCCCTCTATTGATACATGTAGACAGTCTCGTTGAGATTACCGTGAAGAAAAGCATTGGTAACATCCAGTTGATGAATCGGCCATGAATGTGACAAAGCAATGGATAAAACGGTACGTATCGTAGTCGGTTTGACAACCGGACTAAATGTCTCTCCACAGTCTACCCCAATCTGTTGATTGTTCCCATCGCAAACAAGACGAGCCTTATACCTTTCCAATGTACCGTCGGAGCGAAACTTGTGACGAAACAGCCACATGCTACGTAAGATATGCATATGAGGTTGCTTCGGAACTAACACCGAGGTCTTATTTTTAATAAGAGCATTAAATTCTGTGGTCATGGCATTATGCCATTCCGTGCTGGACAAAGCATCTTTTGGGTTTTTAGGGATTGGTTCAATGGACGAGGAGGTAAGGTTAAAAATGTGCTTTGGTTTATGGATACCATCCATAGAACGAGTACGGATGGTGCGATGAGATGGGGGTGGGGTTGGTGGGGGTGGGGTTGGGGAGGGTGAAGACGGTGAGGAGGCCCCATGGGGTTTCGGCATCGTCAATATCCTGATCATGTGTGCTTACTACAGAAATCCCTCTATGGATTAAAACAGGCTCCTCGTGCCTGGTATCAAAGGTTTACCGATTTTGTTCTTTCTTTGGGGTTTCGGCAGAGCAAATGTGATAATTCTCTTTTCACGTATTAACACAACGGCCATACTGCCTATCTCCTTATCTACGTCGATGACATCATTCTCACCACTTCGACAGATTCTCTTCGGGTTCATCTTATGTCACGTCTTGCAGCGGAATTTGCAATGAAGTATCTCGGGCCTCTGAGTCATTTTTTGGGTATTAAGGTACAACGACAAGGTAACAAACTCTTTCTTTCTCAACAGGCATATGCGAAAGAAATTATTGACAGGGCTGGCATGTCTTCATGTAAACCCGCCGCCACACCTGTTGATACAAAACCCAAGCTCGGTTCGAACTCGGGTGCCGATTTTGACGACCCGACATTGTATTGCAGCCTTGCAGGGGCTCTTCAATATCTCACCTTCAAGTGACCCGATATCTGCTATGCTGTTCAACAAGTGTGCATGTAGATGCATGCACCCAAAGTAGATCATTGGAATGCTCTTAAACGAATCATTCGGTATCTTCAAGGCACCAGTTCGCATGGTCTCACTATTGGTGCTTCCACCGACTTCTCATTACGAGCATACACTGACGCCGATTGGGCAGGATGTCCAGATACGCGGCGGTCCACTTCCGGCTATTGTGTCTATTTCGGCCCTAACATTATCTCCTGGTCATCTAAACACCAATCGGTTATATCTCGCTCGAGTGCTGAGGCTGAATATAGGGGCGTTGCTAATGTGGTTGCGGAAATTTGTTGGCTTCGAAACCTTTTGCTTGAATTACATAAGCCCCTCACTAGTGCTAGTCTTGTGTACTGCGATAATATTAGTGCAATGTATCTATCCGGGAATCCTGTTCAGCATCAACGTACAAAACATATAGAGCTGGATATTCATTTTGTTCGTGACCTGGTTCAACGTGGCTCTGTTCGGATTTTACACATTCCTACACGTTTTCAAGTTGCTGGCATTTTCACGAAAGGTTTGCCTAAAGTGCTCTTTGATGATTTTCGGTCCAGTCTCAGCATACGGCCTCCTCtagcttcgactgcgggggtgtaatagatAGTAATATAGATTAGGAAATTATATGATATATTTGTTATGTATATCTCTCCTATCTCTCCTCAATATGAGGAGATTTGTTTTGTAACTATTTATACTCGGTTGTATTGAATGAGAAGGCAAGGAGTTTTCCAATCTATCACTTACATGCCAATATGAGTAAAGTTAGGGAATAAATTTAAGGTTGTTGTTGGGATCAAATGAGGATGGCGATGACGATAGAATAACTATAATCATGTGGATGTTGGGTTATGCATGATGATGGTTATATGGGAACTTCATTAATTTCCATACTAGAGTTACGTGTATGGGTGTATGCTTGGAAGATGGAACCGAGAaggttgttattattatttttgtaagCAGCCTAGCACACTGCTTAATTAATTAAGCTAGTAGCCACACACCTTAATTCTCTTTCCTTGCTAAAATGGCTTTTATTGCTGAACGTCAGGTCGGGTCAGATGGTTAATGAATGTTCTTATAAGAGAGTTGTTATAGCCTTGAGTAAGGTATACGCATGCACGAGCAGGATCCCGATTAGCTGAAGGACCAGTTGTCCTAACACATTGCTCTCAGGTGAGTTCTAACtcccctttttatgtttttattttgggGCTAGCATACATGCGTAATTATGTGCTTTTACGTACATGTTTATATGGGTTAAATTGTTAAATTAATTTACGAGTTTTGTAGTAAAGATGGTTATTAAACAATTTCTCATGGTCGGGTAGCTTTCATGATACACGAGTTGATAATGTTTTGGTAGCCTTGCTTAGGCGAGTCATGAGAGTATGGTGATGCAACGACTATAGGATAAGTGGCATTATAGTTGTGAGTAACGAGGTTGATCTATAGTCTAGTATGACAACGATGTTCTATATATTGTGTGTTTGTCGATGTGCTTTTGTGTGATGTAGCATCCTAGAGGTGCTTGATGCGGGATATCTCATGATGGGGTCGTTACCTTCGGGGTGGCGTCGGGTCACGGGAAGCACCCTTGTGGTGCTTGATGCGGGATTTCTCGTGATGGGGTCGTTACCTTCGGGGTGGCGTCGGGTTGCGAGAAGTTGAGGTGCTTAGTTGACGGTCACGGTTTGTGACAATGTTTTAGCCCTAGTGGCAACGACGGTTTATGCGGGAGACGATGATGGCTGTTGTTTAGTAATCTAACCCAAAGAGGGGGATTACATGCGGCAATATGAGACGAGCTATGGTCACTTCTTAGTGATTTGACCAAATTATGTGTTAGGCTCCCaccttatgtgcttatgtgtttcacGCTAGTTAAATGGTGGGTAAAAAGGTTATTATTTGTGCAGTTGACAAATGATGTTAAATGATGTGAGTGACAAAGATGTTTTATTATGTAGTTGTTGAGTGATGTTAAATTGTGTAGTTGTCGGATGAGGTTAAGTTACAATTAAGTTTATAGGCCATTAATTGTTTATGTCCACGTCAGAAAGGATTACTTGGAGGATGATTGGACCCAGAATATGAGTGGAGTTTTTGGTGACGAGTTGGATCGTTAAACTTTAAAACGATGTTCATATATTTTAATAAGCGTTGGTGATTTTATAACgatgatgttttggttttgaaatAAAGTGTTTACGAAGGTTTTAAATGCTTCAGCTAAACTATTAGAACTCATTCAGTGTAGCTGACTTTTGCATGTATGTTAGATTGTTTTGCAGGTGTGTGATTCGAGTCGGTGTTGCTCTTGGCTAGCAGATGGGATTACTCGTTTATATGGTGGAATGCATTCGATTTGTTAGAAACTAAAAaacattttaagttttatttaatCATGTACTGTCTTAATTAAAATTTCCGCTGCGtatttttttttgagaaaagacATATTTTCAAACAGTACACTGTGTTGTGACCCGACTATAGGGCATCCGGTTTGGGGGTCTTACAACCCGACCTTTCCGTGTTCCAGACTTCGACTGCTTTGCGAGTTAGGTTTAGCGGTGCGTTTTATTCGAGTAATAGAATAACTAGATTACCATATACACATCAAAAGTTTACAAGATTCAATAGATTCCGCCAGTGGCAAGGCTCCAGtccctcgttcaaccaagaatcaagtttcacgagtctaaggagtcaagcaccaaatagatttaggcattccaacatagatttagacattccagcACATAAAATTAGACATTCCAAGCTTTGTGATTTAGATAATCCAAGCATATAGACATTTAGGCATTCCAATCATATAGAATTTAGGTATTTCCAAACGTATACTTAGACATTCCAAGAAAATAGACAATACACATAGATTAGGGACTAAAATAGACAAAAGATAAACTTCAGGGACTATTCTTGACAAGAGCCTAAGGTTCAGGGACGATGGGCGTTACAAATCACATACAACATAATATATCAAGCATTTAAACAAAGGttggacatgggtgacatacccatgtcgccaCTTTTACTAACCCAAGTGGGTTTCATCTACAAACATCAATTAACATCAAATCTTGTATAATTCACATTCCATATGATAATTCTAACATATATTCATGCTTAATTTCACTAAATTTTGTGGATTGATCAAAACTCATTCCATCAATTAGCATCAAATCATACAATCTAACTTACCCCATGTTGGAAACCCTTAGATGATTGAGAAATCGATCACATGCATACGAATTTCATTCATAAACGCCTCCAATTGTTAGGTTCTTGATGATTTGGAGAAGAAGGGTTTTCCCCTCTCCTCCCCTTTCCTGTGTCGCACACCCCACCAACACACACTGCACTTTTTCTTATTTATTCCTTGATTAGTCTGAACATTTACATATTCAGCCCTTGTAGTCTTTAAGTTGTCATTCTTGtataatttttctaactttttgaacTTCTTTCATTTACTTAAAACTTAACTAATcttttaaaacacttaaacattcAAATAATCCATTCTAagatttttggggtgttacaaaattCTACATGTGTTATGTTTGAAATGGCTTTAAAACAATTGGacattttaaacacttttcatACAACTCTAAGTGATGACTACCAAGTCGACCCTTTTCCCGACACGGTTTGGGGAAGCATTGTAACACTAAATAGttttttaaaagttttcaaaACCTAAACAACTAACATTTTCCGTGTTTATTATCCTACTAGTTCTATACTTCTTTCGGAATTGTATATGATTACTACCAAATTTAAAAACTTTGAAAATTCAAGTGAAATGTTGAGGAATATGATGAAACCAATGattgaaaatttttaaaaatattttggatTTACTACCCGTTTTTCTATGTGCCGTCGCTTTAAATCCAATTTTAAATGTCTCGGGTGTTGAATCTTTAATTGAAGAAATATGTGACAAGTTGGATATGCATGAAGAAGATCCAAGATTAaaagataaaacaaaaaaaaatccaaCACATGTTTACCTAAAGTTTATGATCATTATTTAAACAAATTAGGGAAAAAATACTACTAATCTGTTTGAGTCTCGATCGTCGGCCTCTAGTTGTACGACTACGATTGGAGACCCACTCATAACAATGTTAAATGTCGTTAGAGATGAAACGGCTAAACAACAAAGGGGTAACGCCCAATCAAGTGAACTCGGTAGATATAAAGAAACAAATTATTTGCGTACTATGACCGCCGaggaatataaaaagttatattttgtCATGGTGGAAATCAAAAGAATCGGAATTCCCGATTCTAGCCACCATGGCTCGTGATATAAGAACGGTCTAAGCTTATACCGTAGCTTCGGAAAGTGCGTTTTCTCTTAGTTGCAGGGTATtgtctgatgtgtgtaaaatgcaacatataaatcgcatcaattaaggcataaaactaaccctttttaagtactaatgttcgaaaaagagtgtttttgtcttccttttgtattttcaggatgaaatgagctcaaattcacaaaagaagcaaaaggacaactaattctagcataaatacaagaaaaggaataaaagtagactgcccggaccctcaacggcatcctccaaagcaaagaagagaaaacagaagcctgaacacgccccgtgctcagccagcacggggccgtgcccaagaagcagcataaaagataaactggtagaagcttccattgcccgccacggggtcgtgtccagtgagcacgggggcgtggtgaaagtacagcaggcgcattaattgtaattgcgaattacaattaatgaggagagagactgtcagacgggcacgggggcgtgtctagcggacacggggccgtgcccagccttctgttcagcctataaataggggtgcttagtttcattccatctcatcccttggcacaccacctctctcacacttcatccaccacccaccaccaccataacaccatcatccaccaccatcatccattgtccatcgtagagtgtgtgtgagtcgtctcgggatccaagattgatcgtaagagttcttgacaatcaaggccatgtttgcctaagtctcttacatcacttggtgaagacaagtgtttagtataatactttttatttttaatcttttgcactttttatttggttttgtattaatgactttaataactagttgcttatgttgaaggtgatctttccttatcgtttgtccgtggtgtcttggcattattttactgt
Above is a window of Helianthus annuus cultivar XRQ/B chromosome 14, HanXRQr2.0-SUNRISE, whole genome shotgun sequence DNA encoding:
- the LOC110942835 gene encoding uncharacterized mitochondrial protein AtMg00810-like, with protein sequence MTTEFNALIKKKTWVLVPKQPHMHILRSMWLFRHKFRSDGTLERYKARLVCDGSNQQIGVDCGETFSPIVKPTTIRTILSIALSHSWPIHQLDVTNAFHHGNLNETVYMYQPMGFRHRQYPDHVCLLQKSLYGLKHAPRAWYQRFTDFVLSLGFRQSKCDNSLFTYQHNGHTAYLLIYVDDIILTTSTDSLRVHLMSRLAAEFAMKDLGPLSHFLGINVQRQGNKLFLSQQAYAKEIIDRAGMSSCKPAATPVDTKPKLGSNSSADFDDPPLYRSLAGALQYLTFTRPDICYAVQQVCLYMHAPKVDHWNALKRIIRYLQGTSSHGLTIGASTDFSLRAYTDADWAGCPDTRRSTSGYCVYFGPNIISWSSKRQSVISHRLRPLSFLIMCAYYRNPSMD